The following are encoded in a window of Solidesulfovibrio magneticus RS-1 genomic DNA:
- a CDS encoding ABC transporter ATP-binding protein, with protein sequence MLEIRDLHVHYGGIHALKGVSLDVPKGSIVTLIGANGAGKSSTLRAISGLVKNKRGRISWNGTDISTKNPVDIVKSGIVMSPEGRRIFAHLTVLENLRLGAYSRSDEAGIAKDIDWVFELFPRLSERRNQKGGTLSGGEQQMLAVGRALMAAPQLVMLDEPSLGLAPLIVKEVFDIIRMINAKGMTVLLVEQNAYAALKVAHQAYVLEVGTITLSGTGEALIADDRVREAYLGG encoded by the coding sequence ATGCTTGAGATCCGCGATCTCCACGTCCACTACGGCGGCATCCATGCCTTAAAGGGCGTCTCCCTCGACGTGCCCAAGGGCTCCATCGTGACGCTCATTGGCGCCAACGGCGCGGGCAAGTCGAGTACGCTTCGGGCCATCTCGGGGCTGGTCAAAAACAAGCGCGGCCGCATCTCCTGGAACGGCACGGACATCTCCACCAAGAATCCCGTGGACATCGTCAAGTCCGGCATCGTCATGTCCCCCGAGGGACGGCGCATCTTCGCCCACCTGACCGTGCTGGAAAACCTGCGCCTGGGAGCCTACAGCCGCTCCGACGAGGCCGGCATCGCCAAGGACATCGACTGGGTCTTCGAACTCTTTCCGCGCCTGTCCGAACGCCGCAACCAGAAAGGCGGCACGCTCTCCGGCGGCGAACAGCAGATGCTGGCCGTGGGCCGCGCGCTCATGGCCGCGCCGCAGCTCGTCATGCTCGACGAGCCAAGCCTTGGCCTGGCCCCGCTTATCGTCAAGGAAGTCTTCGACATCATCCGCATGATCAACGCCAAGGGCATGACCGTGCTGCTTGTGGAACAAAACGCCTATGCGGCCCTCAAGGTCGCCCACCAGGCCTACGTCCTCGAAGTCGGCACCATCACGCTCTCCGGCACCGGCGAAGCGCTCATCGCCGACGACCGCGTCCGCGAAGCCTATTTGGGTGGATAG
- a CDS encoding asparaginase domain-containing protein, producing the protein MKLAVYSMGGTIDKVYFDDLSDYSVGDPQVGAILTQAGVDFTWSVTEIARKDSLYVTDEERAVLRGRILADAAGHVLITHGTDTMTRTAEFLADIPGKTIVLTGAMSPARFAASDAPFNVGCAVGAVWSSPPGVYIAMSGRVFPAGAVRKNRKRGRFEDAAPAGGEG; encoded by the coding sequence GTGAAACTTGCCGTCTATTCCATGGGCGGAACCATCGACAAGGTCTATTTCGACGACCTGTCCGACTACTCCGTGGGCGATCCGCAAGTCGGGGCCATCCTGACCCAGGCCGGGGTGGACTTCACCTGGAGCGTCACCGAGATCGCCCGCAAGGACAGCCTCTACGTCACCGACGAGGAGCGCGCCGTCCTGCGCGGACGCATCCTGGCCGACGCGGCCGGCCACGTGCTCATCACCCACGGCACCGACACCATGACCCGCACGGCCGAGTTTTTGGCCGATATCCCGGGCAAGACCATCGTCCTGACCGGGGCCATGAGCCCGGCCCGGTTCGCCGCCTCCGACGCGCCGTTCAATGTGGGCTGCGCCGTGGGCGCGGTCTGGTCCAGCCCCCCCGGCGTCTACATCGCCATGAGCGGCCGGGTGTTCCCGGCCGGGGCCGTGCGCAAGAACCGCAAGCGCGGCCGGTTCGAGGACGCAGCCCCCGCCGGCGGGGAAGGGTAA
- a CDS encoding threonine ammonia-lyase — MIELADVLAARERLSPRLAPTPFLQSQVLSAMTGAAVWVKFENHQFTASFKERGALNKLLTLSETERSRGVSAMSAGNHAQGVAYHAKNLGIPAVIVMPAHTPSVKVEHTRAHGAEVVLAGETLAEATEAAKRITAERGLTFVHPFDDPMVMAGQGTVALEMLDAVPDLDVMVTPIGGGGLISGVATAAKGVRPDIEVVGVQAACYPSMLCAMRGEPPEGTGNTIAEGIAVKYPGALTTEVVKARVDAVLTVDEPRLEQAVALFLFIEKTVAEGAGASPLAALLEYPGRFAGKKVGLVLSGGNIDPRLLASVIMRELIREGRVVTIRLPISDRPGTLAQVTAVLRDSGANIMEIQHHRTLLALPAKEASLEIAFEARDREHGRSVVAALTAAGFQPEVL; from the coding sequence ATGATCGAACTCGCCGATGTCCTGGCCGCACGGGAGCGCCTGTCGCCCCGGCTGGCTCCGACGCCCTTTTTGCAGTCCCAGGTGCTTTCGGCCATGACCGGGGCCGCTGTCTGGGTCAAATTCGAAAACCATCAGTTCACCGCCTCCTTCAAGGAACGCGGCGCGCTCAACAAGCTGCTGACGCTCTCCGAAACCGAACGCTCGCGTGGCGTGTCGGCCATGTCCGCCGGCAACCATGCCCAGGGCGTGGCCTACCACGCCAAGAACCTGGGCATCCCGGCCGTCATCGTCATGCCGGCCCACACCCCGTCGGTGAAGGTGGAGCATACCCGCGCCCACGGCGCGGAAGTCGTGCTGGCCGGCGAAACCCTGGCCGAGGCCACCGAGGCGGCCAAGCGCATTACGGCCGAGCGCGGCCTGACCTTTGTCCATCCCTTTGACGATCCCATGGTCATGGCCGGCCAGGGCACGGTTGCCCTGGAAATGCTGGACGCCGTGCCCGACCTCGACGTCATGGTCACGCCCATCGGCGGCGGCGGGCTTATTTCCGGCGTGGCCACGGCGGCCAAGGGCGTGCGCCCGGACATCGAGGTCGTGGGCGTCCAGGCCGCCTGCTATCCGTCCATGCTGTGCGCCATGCGCGGCGAGCCCCCCGAGGGCACGGGCAACACCATCGCCGAGGGCATTGCCGTCAAGTATCCGGGCGCGCTCACCACCGAGGTGGTCAAGGCCCGGGTGGACGCGGTCTTGACCGTGGACGAGCCGCGCCTGGAGCAGGCCGTGGCGCTCTTTCTCTTCATCGAAAAGACCGTGGCCGAAGGGGCCGGCGCTTCGCCCCTGGCCGCGCTGCTGGAATATCCCGGCCGTTTCGCCGGCAAGAAGGTTGGGCTGGTCCTTTCCGGCGGCAACATCGACCCCCGGCTTCTGGCCTCGGTCATCATGCGCGAGCTGATTCGGGAAGGCCGGGTGGTGACCATCCGCCTGCCCATCTCCGACCGTCCCGGCACGTTGGCCCAGGTGACGGCGGTCTTGCGCGACAGCGGGGCCAACATCATGGAGATCCAGCACCACCGCACGCTGCTCGCCCTGCCGGCCAAGGAGGCGAGCCTGGAAATCGCCTTCGAGGCCCGGGACCGCGAGCATGGCCGGTCAGTGGTGGCCGCGCTGACGGCGGCGGGATTTCAGCCGGAAGTGCTGTAG
- a CDS encoding type II toxin-antitoxin system HicB family antitoxin — MEIRYPARLEPQEGGGYFVSFPDFADTFTEGDSEEEALYYASEVLTAMLETKIAHDLPIAAPSPAGPGERLIAPDAKTQAALLVRFARGPRALADLARALGTSWPAAKRLEDPGHWPSLKSLERAAAALGQRLVLSFEETKTGRDHTR; from the coding sequence ATGGAAATCCGCTACCCTGCCCGTCTCGAACCCCAGGAAGGGGGCGGCTATTTCGTAAGTTTTCCCGACTTCGCCGACACCTTCACCGAAGGGGACAGCGAGGAAGAGGCTCTCTATTACGCCTCGGAAGTGCTGACCGCTATGCTCGAAACCAAGATCGCCCACGATCTGCCCATCGCCGCGCCCTCCCCGGCAGGCCCCGGTGAACGCCTCATCGCCCCCGACGCCAAGACCCAGGCCGCCCTGCTCGTGCGCTTCGCCCGGGGGCCGCGTGCCCTGGCCGATCTGGCCCGCGCCCTGGGCACGTCCTGGCCGGCCGCCAAGCGGCTGGAAGATCCGGGGCACTGGCCGTCGCTCAAAAGCCTGGAACGGGCTGCGGCGGCTCTGGGCCAGCGGTTGGTGTTGTCCTTCGAGGAAACAAAAACCGGCCGCGACCACACACGGTGA
- a CDS encoding type II toxin-antitoxin system HicA family toxin: MNGHDVIERLKAAGWRLDRIKGSHHVMLKDGRAVPVPVHGAKDLGAGLLAAIARQTGVTLK, translated from the coding sequence ATGAACGGACATGACGTCATCGAACGGCTCAAAGCCGCCGGCTGGCGTCTCGACCGCATCAAGGGAAGCCATCACGTCATGCTCAAGGATGGCCGGGCGGTCCCGGTGCCGGTTCACGGCGCAAAAGACCTGGGGGCCGGCCTGCTGGCCGCCATCGCCCGCCAGACCGGCGTTACGCTCAAATAG
- a CDS encoding DUF2238 domain-containing protein: MARWFPEALAAAFAVFFVLLGLSPVSREVWWAEVIPIMVVFLLLVATARRFRFSNLAYALMSVWLVLHTIGGHYTFANVPFGFVTDLFGFSRNHFDRMAHFTVGFYAFPLAEFLWRRRLAHPAVIAVFGLTMIMAVACAYEIIEWWYAAAEGGQAGIEFLGSQGDVWDAQKDMLADTLGAVAVVALFWIVRRRLPVEPDRAGSYRHDRSCRVS, from the coding sequence ATGGCGCGCTGGTTTCCCGAGGCCCTGGCGGCGGCGTTCGCGGTGTTTTTCGTGTTGCTTGGCCTGTCCCCGGTCTCCCGGGAGGTCTGGTGGGCCGAGGTCATCCCCATCATGGTCGTCTTCCTGCTGCTCGTGGCCACAGCCCGGCGCTTCCGGTTTTCCAACCTGGCCTACGCGCTCATGTCGGTCTGGCTCGTTCTCCACACCATCGGCGGGCATTACACCTTCGCCAATGTCCCCTTTGGCTTTGTCACCGACCTGTTCGGCTTTTCGCGCAACCACTTCGACCGCATGGCCCATTTCACCGTGGGTTTTTACGCCTTTCCCCTAGCCGAATTCCTCTGGCGCAGGCGGCTGGCCCATCCGGCGGTCATCGCCGTGTTTGGCCTCACCATGATCATGGCCGTGGCCTGCGCCTACGAGATCATCGAATGGTGGTACGCCGCCGCCGAGGGCGGTCAGGCCGGCATTGAGTTCCTGGGCAGCCAGGGCGACGTCTGGGACGCCCAGAAGGACATGCTGGCCGACACCCTGGGGGCCGTGGCCGTTGTGGCGCTTTTCTGGATCGTCCGCCGCCGGCTGCCCGTGGAGCCTGATCGGGCCGGTTCGTATCGCCACGACCGCTCGTGTCGCGTCTCTTAA
- a CDS encoding molybdopterin-binding protein, protein MRSIPVHQASGMVLCHDITRIVPGEGKGPAFRKGHVIEDGDIDTLLKLGKEHLYVWDLADGFIHEDDAAERMARAIAGEGIVLSAPCEGRINLLAAHAGLLSIDAGILRRLNGIEEVTIATLHGNVVVTPGQMLAGTRVVPLVVDEAKIEAVEAVCAAYGPVVRVRPFRPLKVGVVTTGGEVYHGRIKDAFGPILRRKFEALSCAVTRQIFVPDDQDMTVRAIARLIDEGADMIAVTGGMSVDPDDLTPSSIRAAGGEVVTYGSPTFPGAMFMLAYVGEIPVVGLPGCVMYHKASIFDLTVPRLVAGEYLTRDDIVELGHGGLCAMCPECRYPACGFGKG, encoded by the coding sequence ATGCGTTCCATCCCCGTCCATCAGGCCTCGGGCATGGTCCTTTGCCACGACATCACCCGCATCGTGCCGGGCGAGGGCAAGGGGCCGGCCTTCCGCAAGGGCCACGTCATCGAGGACGGCGACATCGATACCTTGCTCAAGCTCGGCAAGGAACACCTCTACGTCTGGGATCTGGCCGATGGCTTCATCCACGAGGACGACGCCGCCGAGCGCATGGCCCGGGCCATCGCCGGCGAAGGCATCGTGCTGTCCGCCCCCTGCGAGGGCCGCATCAATCTGCTGGCCGCCCACGCCGGCCTGCTGTCCATCGACGCCGGCATCCTGCGCCGCCTCAATGGCATTGAGGAAGTGACCATCGCCACCCTGCACGGCAACGTCGTGGTGACCCCGGGCCAGATGCTGGCCGGCACGCGGGTGGTGCCGCTGGTGGTGGACGAGGCCAAGATCGAGGCCGTGGAGGCCGTGTGCGCCGCGTACGGCCCGGTGGTGCGGGTGCGTCCCTTCCGGCCGCTTAAGGTCGGCGTGGTGACCACCGGCGGCGAGGTCTACCACGGCCGCATCAAGGACGCCTTCGGACCCATCCTGCGCCGCAAGTTCGAGGCATTATCCTGCGCCGTCACGCGCCAGATCTTCGTCCCCGACGATCAGGACATGACCGTGCGGGCCATCGCCCGCCTCATCGACGAAGGGGCCGACATGATCGCCGTCACCGGCGGCATGTCCGTGGACCCCGACGATCTCACCCCGTCGTCCATCCGGGCGGCCGGCGGCGAGGTCGTGACCTACGGATCGCCGACCTTTCCCGGGGCCATGTTCATGCTGGCCTACGTCGGCGAGATCCCCGTGGTCGGGCTGCCGGGCTGCGTCATGTACCACAAGGCCAGCATCTTCGATCTGACCGTGCCGCGCCTGGTGGCCGGCGAATACCTGACCCGGGACGACATCGTGGAACTGGGGCACGGCGGCCTTTGCGCCATGTGTCCCGAATGCCGCTATCCCGCCTGCGGTTTCGGCAAGGGATAG
- a CDS encoding molybdopterin-dependent aldehyde oxidoreductase has product MQEKILIVNGIERKIIADPEAFLSDVLRNQLHMVGTKVGCAQGQCGACSVIIDGKVTRACITKIRRVADYANVTTIEGIGTPANLHPLQTAWVVHGAAQCGFCTPGFIMSAKGLLDGNPKPTREQVRDWFQKHRNVCRCTGYIPLVDAVMDAAKVLRGEMTLCINHNMPADGNVFGSRAPRPTGVAKVTGQWLFGDDQKNMLPPGTLHLAIVEARVSHANVKGVDTAEALKMPGVHSVITAKDVKGKNRITGLITFPTNKGDGWDRPILCDTKVFQYGDAIALVAADSEANARAAAEKVKVDLEVLPAYMSAPAAMADDAIEIHPGTPNTYYEQNHAKGAEVAPFFADPAKYEVMGGDYYTQRQPHLPIEPDVGFAYTNEEGKLVIHSKSIGLYLHLYMIAPGLGVEPENLVLVQNPTGGTFGYKFSPTMEALVGVAAMVTGRPVHLRYNYAQQQYYTGKRSPFWTKGKIAVDKATKKIVASEMEWIVDHGPYSEFGDLLTLRGSQYWMAGYGIPNMRAKGYCVATNHGWGSAFRGYGSPEIMFPSECLMDEMAEKLGMDPLEFRYVNVYRPGDTTPTDQVPDSWTLPEMIDILRPKYKEALANAKKNSTATHKKGVGVAIGIYGSGLDGPDSAGADAELNADGSVTIYNTWQDHGQGSDAGTVGFAHEALKPLGIPACKIKLVLNDTSKCPNSGPAGGSRSNVVVGQAIKNGCEQLVAAMKKADGTFRTYDEMVKEGLKTRYNGTWTAPAKDCDANGLGSPFCCYMYGVFLAEVTVELATGKTQVDKMVLVEDIGTINNRQTVDGQNWGGLAQGIGLALTEDFEDIKKHSSLAGAGVPYAKDIPDAMELIYVESPREHGPFGNSGVGEVPLCGPHPAIINAIYNACGVRIRHLPAYPEKVLAGLKALGK; this is encoded by the coding sequence ATGCAGGAAAAAATTCTTATCGTGAACGGGATCGAGCGTAAAATCATCGCCGACCCGGAGGCCTTCCTGTCCGACGTGCTGCGCAACCAGCTGCACATGGTCGGCACCAAGGTGGGCTGCGCCCAGGGCCAGTGCGGCGCCTGCTCGGTCATCATCGACGGCAAGGTCACCCGCGCCTGCATCACCAAGATCCGCCGCGTCGCCGACTACGCCAACGTGACCACCATCGAAGGCATCGGCACCCCGGCCAACCTGCACCCGCTGCAGACCGCCTGGGTCGTCCACGGCGCGGCCCAGTGCGGCTTTTGCACCCCCGGTTTCATCATGTCCGCCAAGGGCCTTTTGGACGGCAATCCCAAGCCCACCCGCGAACAGGTGCGCGATTGGTTCCAGAAGCACAGAAACGTCTGCCGCTGCACCGGCTACATCCCGCTCGTCGACGCCGTCATGGACGCCGCCAAGGTGCTGCGCGGCGAAATGACCCTTTGCATCAACCACAACATGCCGGCCGACGGCAACGTGTTCGGTTCGCGCGCCCCGCGGCCCACCGGCGTGGCCAAGGTCACCGGCCAGTGGCTGTTCGGCGACGACCAGAAGAACATGCTGCCCCCGGGCACGCTGCATCTGGCCATTGTCGAAGCCCGCGTTTCCCATGCCAACGTCAAGGGCGTGGACACAGCCGAAGCCCTCAAGATGCCGGGCGTGCACAGCGTCATCACGGCCAAGGACGTCAAGGGCAAAAACCGCATCACCGGCCTCATCACCTTCCCCACCAACAAGGGTGACGGCTGGGATCGTCCCATCCTGTGCGACACCAAGGTGTTCCAGTACGGCGACGCCATCGCGCTGGTCGCGGCCGACTCCGAGGCCAATGCCCGCGCCGCCGCCGAGAAGGTGAAGGTCGACCTGGAAGTCCTGCCGGCCTACATGAGCGCCCCGGCGGCCATGGCCGACGACGCCATCGAAATCCACCCCGGCACCCCCAACACCTACTACGAGCAGAACCACGCCAAGGGCGCGGAAGTGGCCCCGTTCTTCGCCGATCCGGCCAAGTACGAAGTCATGGGCGGCGACTACTACACCCAGCGCCAGCCCCACCTGCCCATCGAGCCCGACGTCGGTTTCGCCTACACCAACGAAGAGGGCAAGCTGGTCATCCACTCCAAGTCCATCGGCCTGTACCTGCACCTGTACATGATCGCCCCGGGCCTGGGCGTCGAGCCCGAGAACCTCGTTCTCGTGCAGAACCCCACCGGCGGCACCTTCGGCTACAAGTTCAGCCCGACCATGGAAGCCCTGGTCGGCGTCGCCGCCATGGTCACCGGCCGTCCGGTGCACCTGCGCTACAACTACGCCCAGCAGCAGTACTACACCGGCAAGCGCTCCCCGTTCTGGACCAAGGGCAAGATCGCCGTGGACAAGGCCACCAAGAAGATCGTGGCTTCCGAAATGGAATGGATCGTGGACCACGGCCCCTATTCCGAGTTCGGCGACCTGCTCACCCTGCGCGGCTCCCAGTACTGGATGGCCGGCTACGGCATCCCCAACATGCGCGCCAAGGGCTACTGCGTGGCCACCAACCACGGCTGGGGTTCGGCTTTCCGCGGCTACGGCTCGCCGGAAATCATGTTCCCCTCCGAGTGCCTCATGGACGAAATGGCCGAGAAGCTCGGCATGGATCCCCTGGAATTCCGGTATGTGAACGTGTATCGCCCGGGCGACACCACCCCCACCGACCAGGTGCCCGATTCCTGGACCCTGCCGGAGATGATCGACATCCTGCGTCCCAAGTACAAGGAAGCCCTGGCCAACGCCAAAAAGAACTCCACCGCCACCCATAAAAAGGGCGTTGGCGTGGCGATTGGCATCTACGGCTCCGGCCTTGACGGTCCGGACTCCGCCGGCGCCGACGCCGAGCTCAATGCCGATGGTTCAGTGACCATCTACAACACCTGGCAGGATCACGGCCAGGGTTCCGACGCCGGCACCGTCGGCTTCGCCCACGAGGCTTTGAAGCCCCTGGGCATCCCGGCCTGCAAGATCAAGCTGGTGCTCAACGACACGAGCAAGTGCCCCAACTCCGGCCCGGCCGGCGGCTCGCGCTCCAACGTCGTGGTCGGCCAGGCCATCAAGAACGGCTGCGAGCAGCTCGTGGCCGCCATGAAGAAGGCCGACGGCACGTTCCGCACCTACGACGAAATGGTCAAGGAAGGCCTCAAGACCCGCTACAACGGCACCTGGACCGCCCCGGCCAAGGACTGCGACGCCAACGGCCTCGGTTCGCCCTTCTGCTGCTACATGTACGGCGTGTTCCTGGCCGAAGTGACCGTGGAACTGGCCACCGGCAAGACCCAGGTCGACAAGATGGTCCTGGTCGAGGACATCGGCACGATAAACAACCGCCAGACCGTCGACGGCCAGAACTGGGGCGGCCTGGCCCAGGGCATCGGCCTGGCCCTCACCGAGGACTTCGAGGACATCAAGAAGCACTCCTCCCTGGCCGGCGCGGGCGTGCCTTACGCCAAGGACATCCCCGACGCCATGGAGCTGATCTACGTCGAATCGCCGCGTGAGCACGGCCCGTTCGGCAACTCGGGCGTGGGCGAAGTGCCCCTGTGCGGCCCGCACCCGGCCATCATCAACGCCATCTACAACGCCTGCGGCGTGCGCATCCGCCACCTGCCGGCCTACCCCGAGAAGGTGCTGGCCGGCCTCAAGGCTCTTGGCAAGTAA
- a CDS encoding pyridine nucleotide-disulfide oxidoreductase/dicluster-binding protein, protein MDQQGLRDIEYRCIQEEQPACQAACPLHVDVRKFMAQVRSGDFSGARKTLDRTLPLPTVLGRVCDHLCQTRCVRLPIDAALAMGSLERAVLQATGPAAKPLSMPGKGKRAAVMGGDVSALTVAWDLGKKGYAVDMYFPGDAPGGHLRALSPEILPPAALAAEIEIMGRMNVTFRPGTTLDAALLDQLCADNDGVYVEALSVPALGLARDDVDSLTLALAGREGVFCGGFAAPGEPLSVISLAGDGRRAAVSLDRHLAGVSVTASREREGACPTRLFTNTTGVIPLPAVAAADAAAGFTPDEAKAEAARCLDCQCLECVKACTYLARYKGYPRVYARQIYNNLSIVQGARSYNQMINSCTLCGQCEELCPSGFSMPDLILSARRDMVSRGKMPLWAHEFALEDMAFSLSDAFRLMRAAPGETTCSHLFFPGCQLGGDPAASVPAVYAHLRAGLAGGVGLGLACCGAPAFWAGRQDLAEAAMTAFQADWEALGKPRVIAACSSCQATFARLAPDIPVVSLWRVLLDEAGLPAPAGQLPDAPVAIHDACTGRHDAAGLAAVREILAKRGVAVEELPASGKLASCCGFGGLQANAHPELAAATIARRVAESPRDFVATCSMCRDRLAGAGKRTFHLLDLLFPSKAADPARPDPGFSYRHEARVRLKRAVLETFWNEPAPPDTPPAVRLVIPDAVRAVLEARHVLDTDLARVVAYAEATGRKFTDAATGRHLAGLAGARVTYWALYEMLDGVAHIHAGYSHRMNVTGVDRQEA, encoded by the coding sequence ATGGATCAGCAGGGTCTGCGCGATATCGAGTACCGTTGCATCCAGGAGGAGCAGCCCGCCTGCCAGGCCGCCTGTCCCCTCCATGTCGACGTCCGCAAGTTCATGGCCCAGGTCCGCTCCGGTGATTTCTCCGGGGCCCGCAAGACCCTGGACCGCACCCTGCCCCTGCCAACCGTCCTTGGCCGCGTCTGCGACCACCTCTGCCAGACCCGTTGCGTGCGCCTGCCCATTGACGCGGCTCTGGCCATGGGGTCGCTGGAGCGCGCCGTCCTGCAGGCCACCGGCCCGGCCGCCAAGCCCCTGTCCATGCCCGGCAAGGGCAAGCGCGCGGCCGTCATGGGCGGCGACGTCAGCGCCCTGACCGTGGCCTGGGACCTGGGCAAGAAGGGCTACGCCGTGGACATGTATTTCCCGGGCGACGCCCCGGGCGGGCATCTGCGGGCGCTTTCGCCCGAGATCCTCCCGCCGGCTGCCCTGGCCGCCGAGATCGAAATCATGGGCCGCATGAACGTGACGTTTCGTCCGGGCACGACCCTGGATGCGGCGCTCCTTGACCAGCTTTGCGCCGACAACGACGGCGTCTATGTCGAGGCCCTGTCCGTCCCGGCTCTTGGTCTGGCCAGGGACGACGTCGATTCTCTCACCCTGGCCCTGGCCGGGCGAGAGGGCGTTTTTTGCGGCGGTTTCGCCGCGCCCGGAGAGCCGCTCTCCGTCATTTCCCTGGCCGGCGACGGCCGCCGGGCCGCCGTGTCCCTGGACCGGCATCTGGCCGGCGTGTCCGTCACCGCCTCCCGCGAGCGCGAAGGGGCTTGTCCCACGCGCCTTTTCACCAACACCACCGGCGTCATCCCTTTGCCGGCCGTGGCTGCGGCCGATGCCGCCGCCGGCTTCACCCCGGACGAGGCCAAGGCCGAGGCCGCCCGCTGCCTGGACTGCCAGTGCCTGGAGTGCGTCAAGGCCTGCACGTACCTCGCCCGCTACAAAGGCTATCCCCGCGTCTACGCCCGCCAGATCTATAATAATCTTTCCATCGTCCAGGGCGCGCGGTCGTACAACCAGATGATCAATTCCTGCACCCTGTGCGGCCAGTGCGAGGAGCTGTGCCCGTCGGGCTTTTCCATGCCCGACCTCATCCTTTCGGCCCGGCGCGACATGGTATCGCGCGGCAAGATGCCGCTTTGGGCCCATGAGTTCGCCCTGGAGGATATGGCCTTTTCCCTGTCCGACGCCTTCCGCCTGATGCGGGCCGCGCCGGGCGAGACGACCTGCTCCCACCTCTTTTTCCCGGGCTGCCAGCTTGGCGGCGATCCGGCCGCCTCCGTGCCGGCCGTCTACGCCCACCTGCGCGCCGGCCTGGCCGGCGGCGTAGGGCTGGGCCTGGCCTGCTGCGGCGCGCCGGCCTTCTGGGCCGGCCGGCAGGATCTGGCCGAGGCGGCCATGACCGCCTTCCAGGCTGACTGGGAAGCCTTGGGCAAACCGCGCGTCATCGCCGCTTGTTCCTCTTGCCAGGCCACTTTCGCCCGCCTGGCCCCCGACATTCCCGTGGTCTCCCTGTGGCGCGTGCTCCTGGACGAAGCCGGGCTGCCCGCGCCCGCCGGCCAGCTTCCCGACGCGCCAGTGGCCATCCACGACGCCTGCACCGGCCGCCACGACGCCGCCGGGCTGGCCGCCGTGCGCGAGATTCTCGCCAAGCGCGGCGTCGCCGTCGAGGAGCTGCCCGCCTCGGGCAAGCTGGCCTCCTGCTGCGGCTTTGGCGGCCTGCAAGCCAACGCCCACCCGGAACTGGCCGCCGCCACCATCGCCCGGCGCGTGGCCGAAAGCCCGCGCGATTTCGTGGCCACCTGCTCCATGTGCCGCGACCGGCTGGCCGGGGCCGGCAAGCGGACCTTCCATCTGTTGGACCTACTTTTCCCGAGCAAGGCCGCCGATCCGGCCCGGCCCGATCCCGGCTTTTCCTACCGCCACGAGGCCCGGGTCCGGCTCAAGCGGGCCGTGCTGGAAACCTTCTGGAACGAGCCGGCCCCGCCCGACACGCCGCCGGCCGTGCGGCTCGTCATCCCCGACGCCGTGCGGGCTGTGCTGGAGGCCCGCCACGTGCTGGACACCGACTTGGCCCGGGTCGTGGCCTACGCCGAGGCCACGGGCCGCAAGTTCACCGACGCGGCAACCGGCCGCCATCTGGCCGGACTGGCCGGGGCGCGGGTCACCTACTGGGCGCTCTACGAAATGCTTGACGGCGTGGCCCACATACACGCCGGCTACAGCCACCGCATGAACGTCACCGGCGTGGACCGGCAGGAGGCGTAA
- a CDS encoding DVU_1557 family redox protein, translating into MNDTPTYLPESGDWSCAACGEKLAPAPVGVTYLQGGFTITLMTCPKCGLSLVPEHLAVGKMFEVEQLLEDK; encoded by the coding sequence ATGAACGACACCCCCACCTATCTGCCCGAGTCCGGCGACTGGAGCTGCGCCGCCTGCGGCGAGAAGCTGGCCCCCGCGCCGGTTGGCGTCACCTATCTGCAAGGCGGGTTCACCATCACGCTCATGACCTGCCCCAAGTGCGGGCTGTCGCTGGTGCCCGAGCATCTGGCCGTGGGCAAGATGTTCGAGGTGGAGCAGCTTCTGGAGGACAAGTAG